A genomic window from Cryobacterium sp. SO2 includes:
- the lgt gene encoding prolipoprotein diacylglyceryl transferase has product MHLSIPSPEWSYFDLGIFRIHAYAICILVGIFAATALTSRRLTKRGAEPGVVLDIILWAVPLGIVGARIFHVLTHPNDYFYDGANLWDVFAVWKGGIAIFGALLGGAVGAYIGCRRSGIRFWSFADALAPGMLLAQAFGRLGNWFNSELFGLPTTLPWGLEISPDNPAYPVGLPEGTLFHPTFLYEIVWNLVGVAVILLLERQFRLRWGSAFGVYLIWYGAGRTVFESIRVDPSEIFFGLRTNVWAALFAVVLGLVIIIVQSRRHTGLELSPYLPGREWKPVDPEVESGETDSELEDHGDEAAEPVESRDVDATSTTDSRP; this is encoded by the coding sequence GTGCACTTGAGCATTCCGAGCCCCGAGTGGAGCTACTTCGACCTGGGCATCTTCCGCATCCATGCGTATGCGATCTGCATCCTCGTCGGGATCTTCGCCGCGACCGCCCTGACCTCCCGTCGGCTGACCAAACGTGGGGCCGAGCCGGGAGTGGTGCTCGACATCATCCTGTGGGCGGTGCCGCTCGGCATCGTCGGCGCGCGGATCTTCCACGTGCTCACGCACCCCAACGACTACTTCTATGACGGTGCCAACCTGTGGGACGTCTTCGCGGTCTGGAAGGGCGGCATCGCCATCTTCGGCGCCCTGCTCGGTGGCGCCGTCGGCGCCTACATCGGCTGCCGCCGCTCCGGTATCCGGTTCTGGTCGTTCGCCGACGCATTGGCTCCCGGAATGCTCCTCGCCCAGGCCTTCGGCCGCCTCGGCAACTGGTTCAACAGCGAACTGTTCGGCCTGCCCACCACCCTGCCCTGGGGCCTGGAAATCTCGCCCGACAACCCCGCCTACCCGGTCGGCCTGCCAGAGGGCACCCTCTTCCACCCCACCTTCCTCTACGAGATCGTCTGGAACCTCGTCGGCGTCGCCGTGATCCTGCTGCTCGAACGCCAGTTCCGACTGCGCTGGGGCTCGGCCTTCGGCGTCTACCTGATCTGGTACGGCGCCGGCCGCACGGTGTTCGAATCGATCCGCGTCGACCCGAGCGAGATCTTCTTCGGCCTGCGCACCAACGTCTGGGCCGCGCTGTTCGCCGTCGTCCTCGGCCTGGTCATCATCATCGTGCAGAGCCGCAGGCACACCGGACTCGAACTGAGCCCCTACCTGCCGGGCCGCGAGTGGAAGCCGGTCGACCCTGAGGTAGAATCTGGTGAAACCGATTCCGAGCTCGAGGATCACGGCGATGAGGCTGCTGAACCCGTTGAATCACGCGACGTCGACGCCACAAGCACAACCGACTCCCGCCCCTAA
- a CDS encoding DUF6704 family protein: MSFESADPGHGHSTAAWTAVTIMLIAFSIGTVAFFFEVVWLVWASVVLLLVGLAAGWIMAKAGYGAASVDGSH, from the coding sequence ATGAGCTTCGAGTCGGCAGACCCCGGCCACGGCCACTCGACCGCGGCCTGGACCGCAGTCACCATCATGCTGATCGCGTTCAGCATCGGCACCGTCGCATTCTTCTTCGAGGTTGTGTGGCTCGTCTGGGCCTCCGTGGTCCTCCTGCTCGTCGGCCTGGCCGCCGGCTGGATCATGGCGAAGGCCGGCTACGGCGCGGCGTCGGTCGACGGAAGTCACTGA
- a CDS encoding anthranilate synthase component I — translation MSAGSTIPEAFSALLGEHRVIPVIRELFADGETPVGIYRKLANGTAGSFLLESAEQGGIWSRFSFVGVSSFGVLTQSGDDTAWLDYGISAERAFGGATDLAPLNALAYLYQRWQTPRLAEHPPLTGGLVGFIGWEAIRQIERLPNRPPADYTVPGQAFSFVADLVVIDHKFGTVQLIANVLNDGTEPTDALWPAAQARLDALQARLTQPAEAFVSEVDLSTPANPVYRTERADFLGAVDTSKQHIVDGDIFQVVISQRFDQECTADPIDVYRVLRSLNPSPYMYLLSLESTTGEPYSIVGSSPEALVKVANTRVFTHPIAGSKPRGATPESDADFETELAGDPKERAEHLMLVDLARNDLLKVCRAGSVEVTEFMRIERFSHIMHLVSSVEGDLLPEMSAIDVFRATFPAGTLSGAPKPRALEIIDALEPAQRGVYGGVVGYFGFAGDADLAIAIRTATIMNGVAYVQAGGGLVADSDPASEYQESQNKAAAPLRAVAVANTMTRVH, via the coding sequence ATGAGCGCAGGCTCGACCATCCCGGAGGCCTTCTCGGCCCTGTTGGGTGAACACCGGGTGATCCCGGTCATCCGGGAACTCTTCGCCGACGGCGAGACCCCCGTCGGCATCTACCGCAAGCTCGCCAACGGCACCGCGGGCAGCTTCCTGCTCGAATCCGCCGAACAGGGCGGCATCTGGTCCAGGTTCTCCTTCGTGGGGGTGTCGTCATTCGGCGTGCTCACCCAGTCCGGCGACGACACCGCCTGGCTCGACTACGGCATCTCCGCCGAGCGGGCCTTCGGCGGCGCCACCGACCTCGCTCCGTTGAACGCCCTCGCCTACCTGTACCAGCGCTGGCAGACGCCCCGCCTAGCCGAGCATCCGCCGCTGACCGGCGGTCTCGTCGGGTTCATCGGCTGGGAGGCCATCCGCCAGATCGAACGGCTGCCCAACCGTCCGCCCGCCGACTACACGGTGCCAGGGCAGGCGTTCAGCTTCGTCGCCGACCTCGTCGTGATCGACCACAAGTTCGGCACCGTGCAGCTGATCGCCAACGTGCTCAACGACGGTACCGAACCCACGGATGCCCTCTGGCCCGCCGCCCAGGCGCGCCTGGACGCCCTGCAGGCCAGGCTCACCCAGCCGGCGGAGGCCTTCGTGTCCGAGGTCGACCTGTCCACGCCGGCCAATCCGGTGTACCGCACCGAACGGGCCGATTTCCTCGGCGCCGTCGACACCTCCAAGCAGCACATCGTCGACGGCGACATCTTCCAGGTCGTCATCTCGCAACGCTTCGACCAGGAGTGCACGGCCGACCCGATCGACGTCTACCGGGTGCTGCGCAGCCTCAACCCGAGCCCGTACATGTACCTGCTCAGCCTCGAATCGACCACGGGCGAGCCGTATTCCATCGTCGGTTCGTCCCCTGAGGCCCTGGTGAAGGTGGCCAATACCCGGGTGTTCACCCACCCCATCGCCGGATCGAAGCCGCGCGGCGCCACCCCGGAATCCGACGCCGACTTCGAGACCGAACTGGCCGGGGACCCCAAGGAGCGCGCAGAGCACCTGATGCTCGTCGACCTCGCCCGCAACGACCTGCTCAAGGTCTGCCGGGCCGGCTCGGTCGAAGTGACCGAGTTCATGCGCATCGAACGGTTCAGCCACATCATGCACCTGGTCTCCTCGGTCGAGGGTGATCTACTGCCCGAGATGAGCGCGATCGACGTCTTCAGGGCCACCTTCCCAGCCGGCACGCTCTCCGGCGCGCCCAAGCCGCGCGCGCTGGAGATCATCGACGCCCTCGAACCTGCCCAGCGCGGTGTCTACGGGGGAGTGGTGGGCTACTTCGGCTTCGCCGGCGACGCCGACCTCGCCATCGCCATCCGCACCGCCACGATCATGAACGGTGTCGCATACGTGCAGGCCGGCGGTGGCCTCGTCGCCGACTCCGACCCGGCGTCGGAGTACCAGGAGTCGCAGAACAAGGCGGCCGCGCCGCTGCGAGCGGTGGCCGTGGCCAACACGATGACCCGGGTGCACTGA
- a CDS encoding phosphoribosyl-ATP diphosphatase, whose product MKTFDDLFAELSQKAVDRPEGSGTVRELDAGIHAIGKKIVEEAAEVWMAAEYQSDTETAEEISQLIYHLQVMMVAKGLSPEDVYRHL is encoded by the coding sequence GTGAAAACTTTCGACGACCTGTTCGCTGAGCTGAGCCAGAAGGCCGTAGACCGGCCGGAAGGCTCCGGCACCGTCCGCGAACTCGACGCCGGCATCCACGCGATCGGCAAGAAGATCGTCGAGGAGGCCGCCGAGGTCTGGATGGCTGCCGAATACCAGAGCGACACCGAAACCGCGGAAGAGATTTCGCAGTTGATCTACCACCTGCAGGTGATGATGGTGGCCAAGGGGCTTTCCCCCGAGGACGTGTACCGACATCTGTGA
- a CDS encoding transcription antitermination factor NusB, whose translation MSGSDQRGARPNRDRTGPSRPPRQDTRPSYVVQPARRVAYEVIAAVREDDAYANLLLPTRIQRAALNTADAALATELTYGTLRMQGFYDRVIAEAAGRPVTAIDPAILDVLRLGAHQLLATRVATHAAVNESVELARQVGSRSATGFTNGVLRAIARVSADEWRERILADTSTPDDALAALYSHPVWVVRAFRQSLRQEGRENELEELLNADNAAPRVNMVALPGLAEATAELGDANEFSPTGFVLGGGDPHHLMKESAGRLRVQDEGSQLAALALSRARPIVAGERWLDLCAGPGGKAALLAAEALNGGASLVANEVVPARAQLVRAALAAVPADVPVWEMDGTWVGEDQPEVFDRILLDAPCTGLGALRRRPEARWRKQPKDVAELSDLQSALIHAALGALKPGGILAYVTCSPHIAETRGIVATARKAWGDKIVSLDTAAVLQGLAVHPLDLAGDPGSVQLWPHRHGTDAMFITLLQRQAD comes from the coding sequence ATGAGCGGTTCCGACCAGCGCGGTGCACGCCCCAACCGGGACCGCACCGGCCCGTCCAGGCCTCCCCGCCAGGACACCCGACCGAGCTACGTGGTCCAGCCCGCCCGCCGGGTCGCCTACGAGGTCATCGCCGCGGTCCGCGAAGACGACGCGTACGCCAACCTGCTGCTGCCCACCCGCATCCAGCGCGCCGCGCTCAACACCGCGGATGCCGCGCTGGCCACCGAGCTCACCTACGGCACACTGCGCATGCAGGGCTTCTACGACAGGGTGATCGCCGAGGCCGCCGGCCGCCCTGTCACCGCCATCGATCCGGCCATCCTCGACGTGCTCAGGCTTGGCGCACACCAGCTCCTGGCCACCCGCGTCGCCACCCACGCCGCCGTCAACGAATCCGTCGAGCTTGCCCGCCAGGTGGGCTCGCGATCGGCCACGGGCTTCACCAACGGGGTACTGCGCGCCATCGCGCGGGTCAGCGCCGACGAGTGGCGCGAACGCATCCTCGCCGACACGAGCACCCCGGACGACGCCCTCGCCGCGCTCTACTCGCACCCGGTGTGGGTCGTCCGCGCCTTCCGCCAGTCGCTGCGCCAGGAAGGCCGAGAGAACGAGCTCGAGGAGCTCCTCAACGCCGACAACGCCGCACCGCGGGTGAACATGGTGGCCCTGCCCGGGCTCGCAGAGGCGACGGCCGAACTCGGCGATGCCAACGAGTTCTCGCCCACCGGTTTTGTGCTCGGCGGTGGCGATCCGCACCACCTCATGAAGGAGAGCGCCGGCCGACTGCGGGTGCAGGACGAGGGTTCCCAGCTGGCCGCCCTCGCGCTCAGCCGGGCGCGCCCGATCGTGGCGGGGGAGCGCTGGCTCGACCTCTGCGCCGGGCCCGGCGGCAAGGCCGCCCTGCTCGCCGCCGAAGCTCTGAACGGCGGCGCCAGCCTCGTCGCCAACGAGGTCGTGCCCGCCAGGGCCCAGCTCGTGCGCGCCGCGCTGGCCGCCGTCCCCGCCGACGTGCCGGTCTGGGAGATGGACGGCACCTGGGTGGGTGAGGACCAGCCCGAGGTCTTCGACCGGATCCTGCTCGATGCCCCCTGCACCGGCCTGGGGGCACTGCGCCGCCGGCCGGAGGCACGCTGGCGGAAGCAGCCCAAGGACGTCGCCGAACTCTCCGACCTGCAGTCCGCGCTGATCCACGCCGCCCTCGGCGCCCTCAAGCCCGGCGGGATCCTCGCCTACGTCACCTGTTCACCGCACATCGCGGAGACCAGGGGGATCGTGGCTACCGCCAGGAAGGCCTGGGGCGACAAGATCGTGTCGCTCGACACCGCCGCCGTGCTGCAGGGCCTCGCCGTGCATCCGCTGGACCTGGCCGGTGACCCGGGCAGCGTCCAGCTCTGGCCGCACCGCCACGGCACCGACGCCATGTTCATCACCCTGCTTCAGCGCCAGGCCGACTAG
- the trpB gene encoding tryptophan synthase subunit beta, protein MSSGTDSLRAQSGPYFGDFGGRFVPESLVAALDELSAEYELAKADPAFAAELTELHRSYTGRPSLITEVPRFAAHGGGARIILKREDLNHTGSHKLNNVLGQVLLTKRIGKKRVIAETGAGQHGVATATAAALFGLDCVVYMGEVDTERQALNVARMRLLGAEVVSVKTGSRTLKDAINDAMRDWVTNVETTNYVFGTVAGPHPFPAMVRDFQKIIGEEARQQVLDLTGRLPDAVTACVGGGSNAMGIFHAFLDDPEVALYGYEAGGEGIEGLRHAATLTKGRPGVLHGARSMMLQDEDGQTVESHSISAGLDYPGVGPEHAWLASIGRATYLPVTDAQAMDALRLLSRTEGIIPAIESAHALAGTLELGKQLGPDSIILVNLSGRGDKDMETAGRYFDLLDAGAQQL, encoded by the coding sequence ATGTCCAGCGGTACAGATTCCCTTCGCGCACAATCCGGCCCCTACTTCGGCGATTTCGGCGGCCGATTCGTGCCGGAGTCCCTGGTGGCAGCTCTCGACGAGCTCTCCGCCGAGTACGAGCTCGCCAAGGCCGACCCGGCCTTCGCCGCCGAGCTGACCGAGCTGCACCGCAGCTACACCGGTCGCCCGTCGCTGATCACCGAGGTGCCCCGCTTCGCCGCCCACGGCGGCGGTGCGCGCATCATCCTCAAGCGTGAGGACCTCAACCACACCGGGTCGCACAAGCTCAACAACGTGCTCGGCCAGGTCCTCCTCACCAAGCGCATCGGCAAGAAGCGCGTGATCGCCGAGACCGGCGCCGGCCAGCACGGCGTCGCCACGGCCACCGCCGCAGCCCTCTTCGGGCTCGACTGCGTCGTCTACATGGGCGAGGTCGACACCGAACGACAGGCGCTCAACGTGGCGCGCATGCGCCTGCTCGGTGCCGAGGTCGTCTCGGTGAAGACCGGCTCGCGTACCCTCAAGGACGCCATCAACGACGCCATGCGCGACTGGGTGACGAACGTGGAGACCACCAACTACGTGTTCGGCACCGTTGCCGGCCCGCACCCGTTCCCCGCCATGGTGCGGGACTTCCAGAAGATCATCGGCGAGGAGGCCAGGCAGCAGGTGCTCGACCTCACCGGCCGGCTGCCCGACGCCGTCACGGCCTGTGTCGGCGGCGGCTCCAACGCGATGGGGATCTTCCACGCCTTCCTCGACGACCCGGAGGTGGCGCTGTACGGCTACGAAGCCGGCGGAGAAGGCATCGAAGGCCTCAGGCACGCCGCGACCCTCACCAAAGGCCGGCCGGGCGTGCTGCACGGCGCCCGCAGCATGATGCTGCAGGACGAGGACGGCCAGACCGTGGAGTCGCACTCGATTTCCGCCGGCCTGGACTACCCGGGGGTCGGGCCGGAACACGCCTGGCTCGCGAGCATCGGCCGCGCCACCTACCTGCCGGTCACGGATGCGCAGGCCATGGACGCGCTGCGCCTGCTCAGCCGCACGGAGGGGATCATCCCCGCCATCGAGTCGGCGCACGCCCTGGCGGGAACGCTGGAGCTCGGCAAGCAGCTCGGACCGGATTCGATCATCCTCGTCAACCTCAGCGGTCGCGGCGACAAGGACATGGAAACCGCCGGCCGCTACTTCGACCTACTCGACGCTGGAGCGCAGCAACTGTGA
- a CDS encoding Trp biosynthesis-associated membrane protein, translated as MSSKRIKPMLVLAVIAASGIALLAWTQVWAIVRLAADGTTEQVLDVSGTIAAPGLTALALAGLALAGALTIAGVVIRIVLGLLEVLLGVSVILSAALAIADPVGASSAAVTTATGIAGNDSTRAAVSSAALTPWPFLALAAGVLMLLVGLMVCVTAKRWPGPTSRYEATRFAPVTDAATGQTRPRDAVDDWDGLTRGDDPTA; from the coding sequence ATGTCGTCCAAGCGCATCAAGCCGATGCTGGTCCTGGCCGTGATCGCGGCCAGCGGTATCGCGCTGCTGGCCTGGACCCAGGTGTGGGCGATCGTGCGGCTCGCCGCCGACGGCACCACCGAGCAGGTCCTCGACGTGAGTGGAACCATAGCGGCCCCCGGCCTGACCGCACTGGCCCTGGCCGGGCTGGCCCTGGCCGGCGCCCTCACCATCGCCGGTGTCGTGATCCGGATCGTGCTCGGCCTGCTCGAGGTGCTGCTCGGCGTCAGTGTGATCCTCTCCGCCGCGCTGGCGATCGCGGACCCGGTCGGCGCCAGCTCTGCCGCTGTCACCACCGCGACGGGCATCGCCGGCAACGATTCCACCCGCGCGGCGGTGAGCAGCGCCGCGCTGACCCCCTGGCCGTTCCTGGCCCTGGCCGCCGGCGTCCTGATGCTCCTCGTCGGGCTCATGGTCTGCGTCACGGCCAAGCGCTGGCCCGGCCCCACCTCGCGTTACGAGGCCACCCGGTTCGCACCGGTGACGGATGCCGCGACCGGCCAGACCCGTCCGCGCGATGCCGTCGACGACTGGGACGGGCTCACCCGCGGGGACGACCCGACCGCCTGA
- the trpA gene encoding tryptophan synthase subunit alpha, with the protein MAARRAAGGGALIGYLPVGFPTLTDSVDAAVAIAQSGVDIIELGLPYSDPVMDGPVIQAATQQALANGFRLRHGFEAVAAITAQVDTPVLIMTYWNPVLQYGVDRFADDLAAAGGAGLITPDLIPDDAQAWLAASERAGLDRVFLAAPSSSDERLVQAVTQSRGFVYAVSTMGITGARSDVDSAARVLVTRLREAGSTSACVGLGISTPAQVREVLEYADGAIVGSALVKALSDGGVAAVARLAAELAAGARDIRAAV; encoded by the coding sequence ATCGCCGCGCGCAGGGCCGCCGGCGGCGGTGCCCTGATCGGCTACCTGCCCGTCGGGTTCCCCACCCTCACCGACAGCGTCGATGCCGCCGTCGCGATCGCGCAGAGCGGCGTGGACATCATCGAACTGGGCCTGCCGTATTCCGACCCCGTCATGGACGGCCCTGTCATCCAGGCCGCCACCCAGCAGGCCCTGGCCAACGGGTTCCGTCTCCGCCATGGATTCGAGGCCGTCGCCGCGATCACGGCGCAGGTCGACACCCCGGTGCTGATCATGACCTACTGGAACCCGGTACTGCAGTACGGCGTCGACAGGTTCGCCGACGATCTCGCCGCCGCAGGGGGAGCCGGGCTCATCACGCCCGACCTCATTCCGGACGACGCGCAGGCCTGGTTGGCCGCCAGCGAACGCGCGGGCCTCGACAGGGTCTTCCTCGCCGCGCCGTCGTCCTCGGACGAACGCCTCGTGCAGGCCGTCACTCAGAGCCGCGGTTTCGTCTACGCCGTCTCCACCATGGGTATCACCGGCGCCAGGAGCGACGTGGACTCCGCCGCGCGCGTGCTCGTCACCCGACTGCGTGAGGCCGGCTCGACCAGTGCCTGCGTTGGCCTGGGCATCTCCACGCCAGCCCAGGTGCGCGAAGTTCTGGAGTACGCCGACGGCGCCATCGTCGGTTCTGCACTGGTGAAGGCTCTCTCCGACGGGGGAGTCGCCGCTGTGGCGCGTCTCGCGGCGGAACTCGCCGCCGGCGCCCGCGACATCCGCGCTGCCGTCTAG
- the hisG gene encoding ATP phosphoribosyltransferase — protein sequence MLRIAVPNKGSLAETAAQMLAEAGYNGRRDPRDLVVADPHNDVEFFYLRPRDIATYVGSGALDVGITGRDLLLDSRSTAAEIASLDFGDSTFRFAGPAGRFTDLTDLEGLRVATSYPGLVGTFLAGHGVTVNLVTLDGAVESAVQLGVADAVADVVSTGSTLRKAGLQIFGPVILESTAVLITSENENPGINTLLRRLQGVLVARQYVLVDYDVHVDNLDAACQAASGIESPTISSLRDPNWVAVRVMIPRLDTNSVMDRLYELGARAILVTSIHNARL from the coding sequence ATGTTGAGAATCGCTGTGCCCAATAAGGGCTCGCTCGCGGAGACCGCCGCCCAGATGCTCGCAGAGGCCGGCTACAACGGCCGCCGCGACCCGCGCGACCTGGTGGTGGCCGACCCGCACAACGACGTGGAGTTCTTCTACCTGCGTCCCCGCGACATCGCCACCTACGTCGGCAGCGGCGCACTGGACGTGGGCATCACCGGCCGCGACCTGCTCCTGGACTCCCGCTCGACCGCCGCCGAGATCGCCAGCCTGGACTTCGGTGACTCCACCTTCCGCTTCGCCGGCCCCGCCGGCCGGTTCACCGACCTCACCGACCTCGAGGGCTTGCGCGTCGCCACCAGCTACCCCGGCCTCGTCGGCACCTTCCTCGCCGGGCACGGCGTTACCGTGAACCTCGTGACCCTCGACGGCGCCGTCGAGTCCGCCGTTCAGCTGGGCGTCGCGGATGCCGTCGCCGACGTCGTCTCCACCGGCTCCACCCTTCGCAAGGCCGGCCTGCAGATTTTCGGTCCCGTCATCCTCGAGTCCACGGCCGTCCTGATCACCTCCGAGAACGAGAACCCGGGCATCAACACCCTGCTGCGACGCCTGCAGGGCGTGCTGGTGGCCCGTCAGTACGTGCTGGTGGACTACGACGTGCACGTCGACAACCTCGACGCCGCCTGCCAGGCCGCCTCCGGCATCGAGTCCCCGACGATCTCGTCGCTGCGCGACCCGAATTGGGTGGCCGTGCGGGTGATGATCCCGCGCCTGGACACCAACAGCGTCATGGACCGGTTGTACGAACTCGGTGCCCGCGCCATCCTCGTCACGTCCATCCACAACGCCCGGTTGTAA
- the trpC gene encoding indole-3-glycerol phosphate synthase TrpC, whose translation MTSDLLAELFAGSLADAETRRLDRPLAALEADAIGRAPALDALHALAPSDRVKIIAEVKRASPSRGALAEISDPAALAVSYEFGGASAISVLTEGRRFLGSLDDLEQVRTAVAVPVLRKDFIGNAYQVLEARAAGADLVLLIVAALDQATLGSLHSLVLELGMTPLVETHSADEVDRALDVGANLVGVNARDLSTFELDQNLFASLADRIPSGVIRVAESAVKTAADVAHYRAAGADVVLVGEALVTSDPILTLTEFLAV comes from the coding sequence GTGACCAGCGACCTTCTCGCCGAACTGTTCGCCGGTTCGCTGGCCGACGCTGAGACGCGCCGCCTCGACCGGCCGCTCGCGGCCCTGGAAGCCGACGCCATCGGACGCGCGCCCGCGCTGGACGCCCTGCACGCGCTCGCACCGTCTGACCGGGTGAAGATCATCGCCGAGGTCAAGCGGGCCAGCCCGTCCCGGGGCGCCCTCGCCGAGATCAGCGACCCCGCCGCACTGGCCGTGTCGTACGAGTTCGGCGGCGCCAGCGCCATCAGCGTCCTCACCGAAGGGCGCCGGTTCCTCGGTTCGCTCGACGACCTCGAACAGGTCAGGACAGCCGTGGCGGTCCCGGTGCTGCGCAAGGACTTCATCGGCAACGCCTACCAGGTCCTGGAAGCGCGCGCCGCCGGAGCCGACCTCGTGCTCCTGATCGTCGCCGCACTCGACCAGGCCACCCTCGGCTCCCTGCACTCCCTGGTGCTCGAACTCGGGATGACCCCGCTGGTCGAGACCCACAGCGCCGACGAGGTCGACAGGGCGCTCGACGTCGGAGCCAACCTCGTCGGCGTCAACGCCAGAGACCTGAGCACCTTCGAACTCGACCAGAACCTCTTCGCGAGCCTGGCCGACCGCATCCCCTCCGGCGTCATCCGGGTGGCGGAGTCCGCGGTCAAGACCGCCGCGGACGTCGCCCACTACCGGGCAGCGGGCGCCGACGTCGTGCTGGTCGGTGAAGCACTCGTCACCAGCGATCCCATTCTCACCCTCACCGAATTCTTGGCGGTATAG
- the hisF gene encoding imidazole glycerol phosphate synthase subunit HisF has product MSLAVRVIPCLDVANGRVVKGVNFQNLRDAGDPVELAKRYYEQGADELTFLDVTATVDDRSTTYDVVRATAEQVFIPLTVGGGIRSVDDVSRLQASGADKVGVNSAAIARPALISEIADRYGAQVLVLSLDVKRSGRTPSGFVVTTHGGRTETDLDALAWARQAIELGAGELLVNSIDADGTKAGFDLELITIMRELSSVPVIASGGAGRVEDFPPAITAGADAVLAASVFHSGDLTIGDVKRELADAGMVVRR; this is encoded by the coding sequence ATGAGCCTCGCCGTCAGAGTGATTCCGTGCCTCGACGTGGCCAACGGCCGTGTCGTCAAGGGTGTCAACTTCCAGAACCTGCGCGACGCCGGCGATCCCGTCGAACTCGCCAAGCGCTACTACGAGCAGGGCGCGGACGAACTCACCTTCCTCGACGTCACCGCCACGGTCGACGACAGGTCCACCACCTACGACGTGGTGCGCGCCACCGCCGAACAGGTGTTCATCCCGCTCACCGTCGGCGGCGGCATCCGTAGCGTCGACGATGTCTCCCGCCTGCAGGCCAGCGGCGCCGACAAGGTCGGCGTGAACAGCGCCGCCATCGCCCGGCCCGCCCTGATCTCCGAGATCGCCGACAGGTACGGCGCCCAGGTGCTCGTGCTCTCCCTGGACGTCAAGCGCAGCGGCCGCACCCCGTCCGGCTTCGTTGTGACCACACACGGTGGCCGCACCGAAACCGACCTCGACGCCCTGGCCTGGGCCAGACAGGCCATCGAACTGGGCGCGGGCGAACTGCTGGTGAACAGCATCGACGCCGACGGCACCAAGGCCGGCTTCGACCTCGAACTCATCACGATCATGCGGGAGCTCAGCTCGGTTCCCGTGATCGCCTCCGGCGGCGCAGGACGCGTCGAAGACTTCCCGCCGGCGATCACGGCAGGAGCCGACGCCGTGCTGGCCGCCTCCGTCTTCCACAGTGGAGACCTGACGATTGGTGACGTCAAGCGTGAGCTTGCCGACGCCGGAATGGTGGTGCGCCGATGA
- the rpe gene encoding ribulose-phosphate 3-epimerase — protein sequence MVTRINPSILAADFANLEREFGRISTADLAHVDIMDNHFVPNLTIGLPVVERLLQVSPIPLDIHLMIDDPDRWAPAYAEAGAYSVTFHAEAAADAVALARTLRSIGARAGIALKPGTPVEPYLELLAEFDQVLVMTVEPGFGGQSFMASTMPKLSLLADAVKASGLDVWLQVDGGITEDTIVQAAAAGANTFVAGSSVFNGDPATRIASLRAAADVHSHTH from the coding sequence ATGGTTACCCGGATCAACCCGAGCATTCTGGCCGCAGACTTCGCCAACCTCGAGCGGGAGTTCGGTCGGATCAGCACCGCCGACCTCGCCCACGTCGACATCATGGACAACCACTTCGTGCCGAACCTGACGATCGGTCTGCCCGTCGTCGAACGCCTGCTGCAGGTGTCGCCCATCCCGCTGGACATCCACCTGATGATCGACGACCCCGACCGCTGGGCTCCCGCCTATGCGGAGGCGGGAGCGTACTCCGTGACCTTCCACGCCGAGGCCGCCGCCGATGCCGTCGCTCTGGCCAGGACCCTTCGCTCCATCGGAGCCAGGGCCGGCATCGCGCTCAAGCCCGGCACCCCCGTCGAGCCGTACCTCGAGCTCCTCGCCGAGTTCGACCAGGTGCTCGTGATGACGGTCGAACCCGGCTTCGGGGGGCAGAGCTTCATGGCCTCGACCATGCCCAAGCTCAGCCTCCTCGCCGACGCCGTGAAGGCCAGCGGGCTCGACGTGTGGCTACAGGTGGACGGCGGCATCACCGAGGACACCATTGTTCAGGCTGCCGCGGCAGGGGCGAACACCTTCGTCGCCGGATCGAGCGTCTTCAACGGCGACCCGGCCACGCGGATCGCCAGCCTCCGGGCGGCGGCCGACGTGCACTCCCACACCCACTAG
- the hisI gene encoding phosphoribosyl-AMP cyclohydrolase gives MNVDAALDSALFSADGLLPAVIQQWDTHEVLMLGWMDREALRRTLTEGRVTFWSRSRQEYWRKGDTSGHAQFVRSAALDCDADTLVVQVEQIGAACHTGTRTCFDGRGIDVTVLAMPTENVEESR, from the coding sequence ATGAACGTCGACGCCGCTCTGGACTCCGCCCTCTTCTCCGCGGACGGGCTGCTGCCCGCCGTGATCCAGCAATGGGACACCCACGAGGTGCTGATGCTCGGCTGGATGGACCGTGAGGCCCTCCGCCGCACCCTCACCGAGGGACGCGTGACGTTCTGGTCCCGCAGCCGCCAGGAGTACTGGCGCAAGGGCGACACCTCCGGGCATGCCCAGTTCGTGCGGTCGGCCGCCCTGGACTGCGACGCCGACACCCTCGTCGTGCAGGTCGAACAGATCGGCGCGGCCTGCCACACGGGCACCCGCACCTGTTTCGACGGGCGTGGCATCGACGTGACAGTTCTCGCCATGCCCACCGAGAACGTGGAGGAGTCCCGATGA